The following are encoded together in the Bradyrhizobium algeriense genome:
- a CDS encoding carboxymuconolactone decarboxylase family protein — protein sequence MARLPLIDPAATSGDVRTSFDRMPVVLNIFRMMAHAEANFIPAMRFANSILHRQKLSHVNRELLILQVAQLQHGVYEWRQHVPIALGVGVTQKQIDCIEQGKYEDAAFNAAEQALLAFGREVIENVRVAEPVFAAMRTNFSEQEIVESILAIGFYMTMARLTEATDVDLDPAAGMTVFFESSKKRSG from the coding sequence ATGGCAAGACTTCCCCTGATCGACCCGGCGGCAACCAGCGGCGACGTGCGCACGTCCTTTGACAGGATGCCGGTCGTATTGAACATCTTCCGGATGATGGCGCATGCCGAGGCCAATTTCATTCCGGCGATGCGGTTCGCCAATTCGATCCTGCACCGCCAGAAACTCAGCCACGTCAACCGGGAATTGCTGATCCTCCAGGTCGCGCAGCTGCAGCATGGCGTCTATGAGTGGCGTCAGCACGTTCCGATCGCGCTCGGCGTCGGCGTCACGCAAAAGCAGATCGACTGCATCGAACAAGGCAAATACGAGGACGCCGCGTTCAATGCCGCCGAACAGGCGCTGCTGGCGTTCGGCCGGGAAGTCATCGAGAACGTCCGTGTCGCCGAGCCGGTCTTCGCTGCCATGCGCACGAATTTCAGCGAGCAGGAGATCGTCGAATCGATCCTCGCGATCGGCTTCTACATGACGATGGCGCGCCTGACGGAGGCCACCGACGTCGACCTCGACCCGGCCGCTGGCATGACCGTCTTCTTCGAGAGCAGCAAGAAGCGGTCGGGCTGA
- a CDS encoding DOPA 4,5-dioxygenase family protein, with protein sequence MTGEPETGGPRPLGEIASYHAHIYYDPATSRAEAEQLRAWIGERFSVTLGRWHDVKVGPHDQAMYQVAFAREVFPELVPWLMLNHGKLSVLVHPNTTNPRRDHEADPIWIGPALAVHADKLPEHAEMEEAPAPNTNPVLRP encoded by the coding sequence ATGACGGGTGAGCCGGAGACAGGCGGTCCGCGACCATTGGGCGAGATCGCGAGTTACCACGCCCATATCTATTACGATCCGGCGACGTCGCGGGCCGAGGCCGAGCAGTTGCGCGCCTGGATCGGTGAGCGGTTCTCGGTCACGCTCGGACGCTGGCACGACGTCAAGGTCGGCCCGCATGATCAGGCCATGTACCAGGTGGCCTTTGCCCGGGAGGTATTCCCCGAGCTGGTCCCGTGGCTGATGCTCAATCATGGCAAATTGAGCGTTCTGGTCCATCCGAATACGACCAATCCGCGCCGGGATCATGAGGCCGATCCGATCTGGATCGGGCCGGCGCTCGCCGTGCATGCCGACAAGCTGCCGGAGCACGCCGAGATGGAAGAGGCGCCCGCGCCGAATACCAACCCGGTTCTGCGGCCCTGA
- a CDS encoding DUF2778 domain-containing protein, protein MALGLAGWVIDFDPAAWINPASANVGSTSSFDERFGPGSVRRSLAFNYPWRPAARSNFDAEFGHIESQLGGRSREEQNVQPEPSAPTVEAAIPLPRARPVLANLQSTGSDPAPASSDNRTMFEKLADLVPMRFSLASLTPGDGLLGERKDLTALGYDSQTAVYDISARAVYLPNGAKLEAHSGLGGLMDNPAHVDQRMVGATPPNVYDLKPREKLFHGVAALRMTPVGENEMHGRTGLLVHSYLLGPNGDSNGCVSIKEYDRFLTAYRNGEVKRLVVVPSLKEGLTASRRSPSPS, encoded by the coding sequence ATGGCGTTGGGACTGGCCGGCTGGGTGATCGATTTCGACCCGGCCGCCTGGATCAATCCCGCATCCGCGAATGTCGGCAGCACTTCCTCGTTCGACGAGCGCTTCGGCCCGGGCTCGGTGCGCCGTTCGCTGGCCTTTAACTACCCCTGGCGTCCCGCGGCCCGTTCGAATTTCGATGCAGAGTTCGGGCACATCGAAAGCCAGTTGGGCGGACGATCGCGTGAGGAGCAGAACGTTCAGCCCGAACCGTCCGCCCCGACGGTCGAGGCGGCAATCCCGCTGCCACGAGCCCGGCCGGTCCTGGCCAATCTTCAGTCAACGGGGAGCGACCCGGCGCCGGCTTCGTCTGACAACCGCACCATGTTCGAGAAACTCGCCGATCTGGTGCCGATGCGCTTCTCGCTGGCGTCGCTGACCCCGGGGGATGGGCTGCTCGGCGAGCGCAAGGATCTGACGGCGCTCGGCTACGACAGTCAGACGGCGGTCTACGACATTTCGGCCCGCGCCGTTTACCTGCCGAACGGCGCCAAGCTCGAGGCACATTCGGGGCTGGGCGGCCTGATGGACAATCCGGCCCATGTCGATCAGCGGATGGTCGGCGCGACCCCGCCAAACGTCTACGACCTCAAGCCGCGTGAAAAGCTGTTTCATGGCGTCGCGGCGCTGCGCATGACGCCCGTGGGCGAAAACGAAATGCACGGGCGAACGGGTCTGCTCGTGCACAGCTACCTGCTGGGCCCAAACGGCGATTCCAACGGCTGCGTCTCGATCAAGGAGTATGACCGGTTCCTGACGGCGTACCGCAATGGCGAGGTCAAGCGCCTCGTCGTCGTGCCGAGCCTCAAGGAAGGCCTCACCGCGTCGCGGCGTTCACCGTCCCCGTCATGA
- a CDS encoding nuclear transport factor 2 family protein, whose protein sequence is MPASDSEIEDDRLIRELLQNWAIWRDAGDWERFRTVWHPDGRMMATWTQGTGDEFIEISKQAWAKGVSILHFLGGISVDLAGQRAISQTKMTISQRAEVEGVLCDVLCTGRFYDFLEKREGRWGIVLRQPIYEKDRMDPVTPGTAPVLDKALLERFPPGYRHLAYLQTRIGYTVKPDMPGLKGPEVEALYARGAAWLQGKPLG, encoded by the coding sequence ATGCCTGCAAGCGACAGCGAAATCGAAGATGACCGCCTGATCCGGGAATTGTTGCAGAACTGGGCGATCTGGCGCGATGCCGGCGACTGGGAGCGTTTTCGCACGGTCTGGCATCCCGACGGCCGCATGATGGCGACCTGGACGCAGGGCACCGGCGACGAGTTCATCGAAATCAGCAAGCAGGCCTGGGCCAAGGGCGTCAGCATCCTGCATTTCCTCGGCGGTATCTCGGTCGACCTTGCAGGACAGCGCGCCATCTCGCAGACCAAGATGACGATCTCGCAGCGCGCCGAGGTCGAGGGCGTACTGTGCGACGTGCTTTGCACCGGCCGGTTCTACGACTTTCTCGAAAAGCGGGAGGGACGCTGGGGCATCGTGCTGCGCCAGCCGATCTATGAGAAGGACCGCATGGACCCCGTCACGCCGGGCACCGCGCCCGTCCTCGACAAGGCGCTGCTCGAACGGTTTCCGCCGGGCTACCGGCATCTCGCTTATCTGCAGACCCGCATCGGTTACACGGTGAAGCCCGACATGCCGGGCCTGAAGGGGCCCGAAGTCGAGGCCTTGTATGCGCGCGGTGCGGCGTGGCTGCAGGGCAAGCCGCTTGGCTGA
- a CDS encoding uroporphyrinogen decarboxylase family protein → MNLPKHLLPTTVVGSYPQPEWLVDRAMLSKVVPRTRLHAMWRLPAEHLEEAQDDATIVAIRDMERAGIDIVTDGEIRRESYSNRFATALEGIDDENPAMITSRSGHQTPVPRVTGPVKRRGPVELHDMKFLRQNTDRAAKITLPGPFTMSQQAKNEFYKDDEELAMAFAAAVNAEALDLQKAGADVIQLDEPWVRNNPDLARRYAVKAINRALEGITVPTVVHLCFGYAAVVPGSTKPAGYSFLAELADTRAEQISIEAAQPKLDLGVLKDLSSKKIMLGVLDLGNPEIESVDVVADRIRNGLKHVAADRLVVAPDCGMKYMPRQTAFGKLKAMCDAAAAVRKEIS, encoded by the coding sequence ATGAACCTGCCAAAGCACCTGCTGCCGACCACCGTCGTCGGCAGCTATCCGCAGCCGGAATGGCTGGTCGACCGCGCGATGCTGTCCAAGGTGGTGCCGCGCACGCGCCTGCATGCGATGTGGCGGCTGCCGGCCGAGCACCTGGAGGAGGCGCAGGACGACGCCACTATTGTCGCCATCAGGGACATGGAGCGCGCCGGCATCGACATCGTGACCGACGGCGAAATCCGCCGCGAGAGCTACTCCAACCGATTTGCGACGGCGCTCGAAGGCATCGATGACGAAAATCCGGCCATGATCACCTCGCGCAGCGGACACCAGACGCCGGTGCCGCGCGTCACAGGCCCGGTGAAGCGCCGCGGCCCGGTCGAGCTGCACGACATGAAATTCCTGCGCCAGAACACTGATCGCGCAGCAAAAATCACCCTGCCCGGCCCGTTCACGATGAGCCAGCAGGCCAAGAACGAATTCTATAAGGACGACGAGGAACTGGCGATGGCCTTCGCCGCCGCCGTCAACGCCGAGGCGCTCGACCTGCAAAAGGCCGGCGCCGACGTGATCCAGCTCGACGAGCCCTGGGTGCGCAACAATCCGGACCTTGCCCGCCGCTACGCCGTAAAGGCGATCAACCGCGCGCTCGAGGGCATCACCGTGCCGACGGTGGTGCATCTGTGCTTCGGCTATGCCGCCGTCGTGCCCGGCTCGACCAAGCCGGCCGGCTATTCCTTCCTCGCCGAACTCGCTGACACCAGGGCCGAGCAGATCTCGATCGAGGCGGCGCAGCCGAAGCTCGATCTCGGCGTGCTCAAGGATCTGTCGTCGAAGAAGATCATGCTCGGCGTGCTCGACCTCGGCAATCCCGAGATCGAATCCGTCGATGTGGTGGCCGACCGGATCCGCAACGGGCTGAAGCACGTCGCCGCGGATCGCCTTGTCGTCGCCCCCGACTGCGGCATGAAATACATGCCGCGCCAGACAGCGTTCGGAAAACTGAAGGCGATGTGCGACGCGGCCGCCGCCGTCCGCAAGGAGATCAGCTAA
- a CDS encoding fumarylacetoacetate hydrolase family protein, protein MKIASFKAGPTATYGLVIKDGIIDAGKRLKDRPTLKALLASGSLDALSALQGERPDYAFAEIELLPTVPDPDKIFCIGVNYATHLAESGHPTPPHPMIFTRFANSQVGSGQPMIRPLESERFDYEGEMAVIIGKAGRRIPREAAPAHVAGYACYNDGSIRDWQRHTSQFAPGKNFVGTGAFGPWMVTTDEIPDISKQTIATRLNGVEVQAAPISDLVFDVAALIAYCSTFTELVPGDVIVTGTTGGVGAYRTPPLWMKDGDVVEVEVSGIGVLRNPVRDEVAAAATRAA, encoded by the coding sequence ATGAAGATCGCAAGTTTCAAGGCGGGTCCAACAGCAACATACGGCCTGGTGATAAAAGACGGCATCATTGACGCCGGCAAGCGGCTGAAGGATCGGCCAACCCTGAAGGCGCTGCTCGCGAGCGGATCGCTCGATGCCTTGAGCGCGCTGCAAGGCGAACGGCCGGACTACGCGTTCGCCGAAATTGAGCTGCTGCCGACCGTTCCCGATCCGGACAAGATCTTCTGCATCGGCGTCAATTACGCCACGCATCTCGCCGAAAGCGGCCATCCTACACCGCCGCACCCGATGATTTTCACCCGCTTTGCCAACAGCCAGGTCGGCAGCGGCCAACCGATGATCCGGCCGCTGGAGTCGGAGCGCTTCGACTATGAGGGCGAAATGGCCGTCATCATCGGCAAGGCCGGCCGCCGCATTCCGCGCGAGGCAGCGCCGGCGCATGTGGCTGGCTATGCCTGCTACAATGACGGCAGCATCCGCGACTGGCAGCGCCACACCTCGCAATTCGCACCGGGCAAGAATTTTGTGGGTACCGGCGCGTTCGGGCCGTGGATGGTCACGACGGACGAAATCCCCGACATTAGCAAGCAGACGATTGCGACCCGCCTTAACGGCGTCGAGGTGCAGGCCGCACCAATCTCGGACCTCGTGTTCGACGTCGCTGCCCTGATCGCCTACTGCTCGACCTTCACCGAGCTCGTGCCCGGCGACGTCATCGTGACCGGCACCACCGGCGGCGTCGGCGCCTACCGCACGCCGCCGCTCTGGATGAAGGATGGCGACGTGGTTGAGGTGGAGGTCTCCGGCATCGGCGTGCTGCGCAATCCGGTCAGGGATGAGGTTGCGGCCGCAGCGACACGTGCTGCCTGA
- a CDS encoding polysaccharide deacetylase family protein: MFDLTLTFDNGPEPGVTPRVLDILRERGIKTTFFVIGEKLGDPERRQLAARAHDEGHWIGNHTFTHTVPLGQQRDADTAQNEIGRTQDAIGNLAHANRWFRPFGGGGNLDARLLKPSVVEYLTRNKHSCVLWNAIPRDWDDPDGWADRALEQCRSQPWSLMVLHDLPSGAMNHLERFIDHAGKAGARFHQDFPPDCVPIRSGEIVQSIEPYVSSIEESAE; the protein is encoded by the coding sequence GTGTTCGACCTGACGCTGACATTCGACAATGGTCCCGAGCCCGGCGTGACGCCGCGCGTGCTCGATATTTTGCGCGAGCGCGGCATCAAGACGACCTTCTTCGTGATCGGCGAGAAGCTTGGCGACCCCGAACGCCGCCAGCTTGCGGCGCGGGCCCATGACGAAGGCCACTGGATCGGCAATCACACTTTTACGCACACGGTACCGCTCGGGCAGCAGCGCGATGCGGACACGGCGCAAAACGAGATCGGCCGGACGCAGGATGCGATCGGCAACCTCGCGCACGCCAATCGCTGGTTCCGGCCGTTCGGCGGCGGCGGCAATCTCGACGCGCGGCTGCTGAAGCCTTCCGTGGTCGAATATCTCACGCGCAACAAGCATAGTTGCGTGCTCTGGAACGCGATCCCGCGCGACTGGGACGATCCGGACGGCTGGGCCGACCGGGCCCTGGAGCAGTGCCGGTCGCAGCCGTGGAGCCTGATGGTTCTGCACGATCTGCCGAGTGGCGCGATGAACCATCTCGAGCGCTTTATCGACCACGCCGGAAAAGCCGGCGCGCGTTTCCATCAGGACTTTCCACCCGATTGCGTTCCGATCCGTTCGGGCGAGATCGTACAATCCATCGAACCCTATGTTTCCTCCATCGAAGAAAGTGCCGAATAA
- a CDS encoding ABC transporter permease has protein sequence MTAATLRRLIVIGLIALWELLPRAGLIPELFLPSLSSTLAAGWNEAGEYGHALAVTLYEVAISMAFACGGGILLGAIVGSLPRPRILIMPMVSSLYAVPLVILYPVFTVWLGIGSESKIAFASIYGFLPTMLATAAGIQTIDPQLLLAARSMGATLSQRLVRVIIPAAIPTVLSGLRVGGALVIVGVVVSEMLISSAGIGYLISRYRTILDSPHVFAGVLLVLAMAIAFNAAIKWIERKAAIWQTGTRAGQNAAEEISTTTLQPAT, from the coding sequence ATGACCGCGGCGACGCTTCGCAGATTGATCGTGATCGGGCTCATTGCGCTGTGGGAACTCCTGCCGCGCGCAGGCCTCATTCCCGAGCTGTTCCTGCCGTCGCTGTCGTCGACGCTCGCGGCCGGCTGGAACGAGGCGGGCGAATACGGCCATGCCCTTGCCGTCACGCTCTACGAGGTCGCGATTTCGATGGCGTTCGCCTGTGGCGGCGGCATCCTGTTAGGGGCCATCGTCGGCAGCCTGCCGCGGCCGCGTATCCTGATCATGCCGATGGTCTCGAGCCTCTATGCGGTGCCGCTGGTCATCCTCTATCCGGTGTTCACGGTCTGGCTCGGCATCGGCTCGGAATCCAAGATCGCGTTCGCCTCGATCTATGGCTTCCTGCCGACGATGCTGGCGACCGCCGCCGGCATCCAAACCATCGATCCGCAATTGCTGCTCGCCGCACGCAGCATGGGCGCGACGCTGAGCCAGCGGCTGGTTCGCGTGATCATTCCGGCGGCGATCCCGACCGTGCTGTCGGGACTGCGTGTGGGTGGCGCGCTCGTGATCGTCGGCGTCGTGGTGTCGGAGATGCTGATCTCGTCCGCCGGCATCGGCTATCTGATTTCGCGCTATCGCACCATCCTCGACAGTCCGCATGTCTTCGCCGGCGTGCTGCTGGTGCTGGCGATGGCGATTGCCTTCAACGCCGCCATCAAATGGATCGAGCGCAAGGCCGCGATCTGGCAGACGGGGACGCGCGCCGGACAAAACGCTGCGGAAGAAATCTCAACGACTACCCTGCAGCCCGCGACCTGA
- a CDS encoding ABC transporter ATP-binding protein, whose translation MQPLANITPLKPAGAIEVRNVGQIFKTTTQDVIALEDVSLDVKPGRFVVLVGPSGCGKSTLLMMMAGLRQQTSGTITISGAPIPEPDPNRVGVVFQEASLFPWLTAEENVEFPLALRRVAKSERRAKAQDALKLVGLDGFGKRHPHELSGGMKQRVSIARGLVQDPPVLLMDEPFAALDEQTRMTMGDELLRIWAATGKTVVFVTHSLTEAVYLADEVIVMSPRPGRIVDHLQVSLPRPRTYEMLSGDAFGTLRDRIWRHIRKSA comes from the coding sequence ATGCAGCCATTGGCGAACATAACCCCGCTGAAGCCGGCCGGCGCGATCGAGGTCCGCAATGTCGGGCAGATCTTCAAGACCACGACGCAGGACGTCATAGCGCTCGAAGACGTCTCGCTCGACGTCAAGCCCGGCCGTTTCGTCGTGCTAGTCGGCCCGAGCGGCTGCGGCAAGTCCACGCTTCTGATGATGATGGCGGGCCTCCGCCAGCAGACCTCGGGCACCATCACCATCAGCGGGGCACCGATTCCCGAGCCCGATCCAAATCGCGTCGGCGTGGTGTTTCAGGAAGCCAGCCTGTTTCCCTGGCTGACGGCGGAAGAGAATGTCGAGTTTCCGCTGGCGCTGCGCCGCGTCGCCAAGAGCGAACGCCGCGCCAAGGCGCAGGACGCGCTCAAACTCGTCGGCCTCGACGGTTTCGGCAAGCGCCATCCGCATGAATTGTCCGGCGGCATGAAGCAGCGCGTCTCGATCGCGCGCGGGCTGGTGCAGGACCCTCCGGTGCTGCTGATGGACGAACCGTTTGCCGCGCTCGACGAACAGACCCGCATGACCATGGGCGACGAACTGCTGCGGATCTGGGCTGCCACCGGCAAGACCGTGGTGTTCGTCACCCACAGCCTGACAGAGGCGGTCTATCTCGCCGACGAGGTGATCGTGATGTCGCCGCGGCCCGGCCGCATCGTCGATCACCTGCAGGTCTCGCTGCCCCGCCCGCGTACCTATGAAATGCTGAGCGGCGACGCGTTCGGCACCCTGCGCGACCGTATCTGGCGGCACATCCGCAAATCAGCGTGA
- a CDS encoding ABC transporter permease, with translation MRGLGVKAARIAIVVALFAIWEILSRSGIVNPRLLPSASDTLATLGELLQRASVRKDLAVTATEVVTAFALAVPVGALIGFLIAENRYFADVAKPLLFFAFSIPKSIFLPMFILVFGVGFAQKVGFGFFSTIFIVIMSTTTAVESVKVEHLTVARSYGATPMQTAFRVYLPSMLPVLLEALRISMIFNLTGVILAEMYASRDGIGHQIATWGENFQMKQLLAGVLMIAVIAIAFNELVRWVETRCSHWRT, from the coding sequence ATGCGTGGATTAGGCGTAAAGGCGGCACGAATCGCGATTGTGGTGGCGCTGTTTGCGATATGGGAAATCCTGTCGCGCAGTGGCATCGTCAATCCGCGCCTGCTCCCTTCCGCCTCCGACACGCTGGCAACGCTCGGCGAGCTCCTGCAGCGAGCGAGCGTGCGCAAGGACCTCGCCGTCACCGCGACCGAGGTGGTGACAGCCTTCGCGCTCGCCGTTCCCGTCGGCGCGCTGATCGGCTTCCTGATCGCGGAGAACCGCTATTTTGCCGACGTGGCAAAGCCGCTGCTGTTCTTCGCCTTCAGCATCCCGAAATCGATCTTCCTGCCGATGTTCATCCTGGTGTTCGGCGTCGGCTTCGCGCAGAAGGTCGGCTTCGGATTCTTCTCGACCATCTTCATCGTGATCATGTCGACCACGACGGCGGTGGAGTCGGTCAAGGTCGAGCATTTGACCGTCGCCCGCTCCTATGGCGCAACGCCGATGCAAACCGCGTTTCGCGTCTATCTGCCGAGCATGCTCCCCGTTCTGCTGGAGGCGCTGCGGATCTCGATGATCTTCAATCTCACCGGCGTGATCCTCGCCGAAATGTACGCCTCGCGCGACGGCATCGGCCATCAGATCGCGACCTGGGGCGAAAATTTTCAGATGAAGCAGTTGCTGGCCGGCGTGCTGATGATCGCCGTGATCGCGATTGCCTTCAATGAACTGGTCAGATGGGTGGAAACACGATGCAGCCATTGGCGAACATAA
- a CDS encoding ABC transporter substrate-binding protein: MKITRRHILATITAATVLGASGYAQAADTVRIGLPTKTYWPTTIAETAVRQKLFEKEGIAAELTIYRGGAETFEAMAAGAADVILDATSLVSAGRKKGVNSKVLASAATGYYGWQLMTLSKSTLGVKDLAGKKVAITSAGSGSDLLALWTQQDKKIEFTRVPVGGGGLVPNLLAGNVDAAVVYSPLSFQISKSGEARTILDFSKEVPPNLAAGWIALDKYVQDKPQMVQKTLNALYGALMFMRANKDASVKLITELYEIPAEIAALEYENTILKLETDGSMDGAKIPEQLQLALDMAKAGGMKDLGPAAEIISTQFKPVPTKP, encoded by the coding sequence ATGAAGATCACGCGACGCCACATCCTGGCAACGATCACGGCAGCCACCGTGCTTGGCGCATCCGGCTACGCGCAAGCCGCCGACACCGTCCGCATCGGGCTTCCGACCAAAACCTACTGGCCGACCACGATCGCGGAAACCGCGGTGCGGCAGAAATTGTTCGAGAAGGAAGGCATCGCAGCGGAGCTTACGATCTATCGCGGCGGCGCCGAGACGTTCGAGGCGATGGCGGCGGGTGCCGCCGACGTCATTCTCGACGCCACCTCGCTGGTGTCGGCCGGACGCAAGAAGGGCGTGAACTCCAAAGTGCTCGCCAGTGCCGCCACGGGCTATTACGGCTGGCAGTTGATGACGCTTTCGAAATCGACGCTCGGGGTGAAGGATTTGGCCGGCAAGAAGGTCGCGATCACCTCCGCGGGCTCCGGTTCCGACCTGCTGGCGCTGTGGACCCAGCAGGACAAGAAGATCGAATTCACCCGCGTGCCCGTCGGCGGTGGCGGCCTGGTGCCGAACCTGCTCGCCGGCAATGTCGACGCGGCCGTGGTCTATTCGCCGCTGAGCTTCCAGATTTCCAAATCGGGCGAAGCGCGCACCATCCTCGACTTCTCCAAAGAGGTGCCGCCGAACCTAGCCGCAGGCTGGATCGCGCTCGACAAATACGTGCAGGACAAGCCGCAGATGGTGCAGAAGACGCTGAACGCGCTGTATGGCGCGCTGATGTTCATGCGCGCCAACAAGGACGCCTCCGTCAAGCTGATCACCGAACTCTATGAAATTCCCGCCGAGATCGCGGCGCTGGAATATGAAAACACGATTCTGAAGCTGGAAACCGACGGCAGCATGGACGGTGCGAAGATTCCGGAGCAGCTCCAGCTCGCGCTCGACATGGCCAAGGCCGGCGGCATGAAGGACCTTGGGCCTGCCGCCGAGATCATCTCGACGCAGTTCAAGCCGGTTCCGACCAAGCCCTGA
- a CDS encoding GntR family transcriptional regulator: MSSIGLSFGESLADERPRSLTSAVQERLRADILSTRLLPGQKLHIAGLAKQFSVSLAAVREALSRLVADGLVQASDQRGFRVSPVSSADLRDVTQTRVDIEGLALRRSIERGDAAWLASVEKSFAALCAVPHTYPDDPTHHYEEWVVRHRVFHRTLVNACGSQWLLGFRDVLHEQSERYRRLAIRRNSEKSRNVEAEHAAIVHATLKRDADAAVAALSKHFMTTMHLVELATPKTFGGGNTA, encoded by the coding sequence ATGAGCAGTATCGGGTTGAGTTTTGGTGAGAGCCTTGCCGACGAACGGCCTCGAAGCCTGACATCAGCCGTTCAGGAGCGGCTGCGCGCGGATATTCTCTCGACCCGGCTGCTGCCCGGCCAGAAGCTGCATATTGCCGGTCTCGCCAAACAGTTCTCGGTCAGCCTCGCCGCGGTGCGCGAAGCGCTGTCGCGGCTGGTCGCGGACGGGCTGGTGCAGGCATCCGACCAGCGTGGCTTTCGCGTCAGCCCGGTATCATCAGCCGATCTTCGGGACGTGACGCAGACCCGTGTCGATATCGAAGGGCTGGCGCTGCGGCGCTCGATCGAGCGTGGCGACGCGGCATGGCTTGCCTCGGTGGAAAAATCGTTCGCAGCGCTCTGCGCCGTTCCCCATACCTATCCCGACGATCCGACCCATCACTATGAGGAATGGGTGGTGCGGCACCGCGTCTTCCATCGCACGCTGGTGAACGCCTGCGGCTCGCAATGGCTGCTCGGGTTTCGCGATGTGCTGCATGAGCAGAGCGAGCGCTATCGGAGGCTCGCGATCCGGCGCAACAGCGAAAAATCCCGCAACGTCGAGGCCGAACACGCGGCAATCGTGCATGCCACGCTCAAGCGCGATGCCGATGCCGCGGTCGCGGCGCTCTCGAAGCATTTCATGACGACCATGCACCTCGTCGAACTTGCCACGCCGAAAACGTTTGGAGGTGGCAACACCGCCTGA
- a CDS encoding MarR family winged helix-turn-helix transcriptional regulator has protein sequence MSPRREHRLVFLLSVAQRRLQRWMAARTQASGVTAAQSGLLFILGQRDGVLMGEAGAALDLGPPGISGLVDRMTAADLIKRRADPDDGRAWRLWLTPAGRAAMAQSKAGLAEVNARLTEGFTEAEIDVVARWLTTMQTRFPRGEDE, from the coding sequence ATGAGCCCGCGGCGCGAGCACCGGCTGGTTTTCCTGCTCAGCGTCGCGCAGCGCCGGCTGCAGCGCTGGATGGCGGCGCGGACGCAAGCCAGCGGCGTTACCGCCGCGCAGTCCGGCTTGCTGTTCATCCTGGGCCAGCGGGACGGCGTGCTGATGGGCGAGGCGGGCGCGGCGCTTGATCTCGGCCCGCCCGGCATCAGCGGACTGGTGGACCGGATGACGGCTGCGGACCTGATCAAGCGCCGTGCCGATCCGGATGACGGGCGCGCGTGGCGGCTCTGGCTGACGCCGGCCGGCCGCGCGGCGATGGCGCAGTCGAAGGCAGGGCTCGCCGAGGTCAATGCGCGCCTCACGGAAGGCTTCACCGAGGCCGAGATCGATGTCGTCGCGCGCTGGCTCACCACCATGCAAACCAGATTTCCCAGAGGAGAAGATGAATGA
- a CDS encoding enoyl-CoA hydratase, whose protein sequence is MTEHIKIEKSDGILSLTMARPDKKNALTNAMYGALADAIEGAETDPSVRVLLIRGEGDMFTAGNDVGEFAAIATGAVQGERHVGRFLQALARSSRPLVAAVQGRAVGIGTTMLLHCDLVVLAENALLSTPFVNLALVPEAASSLLMPLRIGYARAFEMFSLGEAVDAKSALAWGLANRVVPLDKLDAEARALASRLAKQPAGAVSTTKRLMRNPELLMAQIKAESEQFAARLKTVEAREAFTAFAERRPPDFLKLAAS, encoded by the coding sequence ATGACCGAGCATATCAAGATCGAGAAGAGCGACGGGATTTTGAGCCTGACGATGGCTCGCCCGGACAAGAAGAACGCGCTGACCAATGCGATGTACGGCGCGCTGGCCGACGCAATCGAAGGCGCGGAGACTGATCCATCCGTCCGCGTTCTCCTGATCCGCGGCGAGGGCGACATGTTCACCGCCGGCAACGACGTCGGCGAGTTCGCCGCCATTGCGACAGGCGCGGTTCAGGGCGAGCGGCATGTCGGACGTTTCCTGCAGGCGCTCGCCAGATCGAGCCGTCCGCTGGTCGCGGCCGTTCAAGGACGCGCCGTCGGCATCGGCACCACGATGCTGCTGCATTGCGATCTGGTCGTGCTGGCCGAGAACGCGCTGCTCTCGACGCCGTTCGTCAATCTGGCGTTGGTTCCCGAAGCGGCCTCCAGCCTGTTGATGCCGCTCCGTATCGGCTATGCGCGCGCCTTCGAAATGTTCTCGCTTGGTGAAGCTGTCGATGCCAAATCGGCGTTGGCCTGGGGGCTCGCCAATCGGGTGGTGCCACTGGACAAGCTCGACGCCGAAGCAAGAGCGCTCGCGTCCCGGCTGGCGAAACAGCCGGCGGGTGCCGTCAGCACGACGAAGCGGCTGATGCGCAATCCGGAACTGCTCATGGCGCAGATCAAGGCGGAAAGCGAGCAGTTCGCGGCAAGGCTGAAGACCGTGGAGGCGCGCGAAGCTTTCACCGCCTTCGCCGAACGCCGGCCGCCGGACTTTTTGAAACTCGCCGCAAGCTGA